A region from the Patescibacteria group bacterium genome encodes:
- a CDS encoding tetratricopeptide repeat protein, translating into MDYIKKELTEGISFLENIASYVVVVMVFLLPIFFIPSLSVPFQGTKTLLIFLGVLLTFFLFVISQMRDGKISLPNNLIIFAAWALPAAYLISALFSKHMATSFIGQGFETDTFAFILAMVVLMTLIPLLFKTNKQSLYLYGAVFASFAILAAFQILRFIFGTDFLSFGLFLNSTSNLLGKWNDMAIFFGLTTILSFTAIQMIAFENRHKILLYGVLFISLLFLAIVNFFPVWLVVALFALGFFVHSLLKGHSEDTETKKSEIKLSQRQPAKRKIPMVPLAVLIISFSFVIGGGLIGNYISSTLNITFIEARPSWESTIDIGKETYKENLFFGSGPNTFVQQWTQFKQRDINDTVFWNIDFNSGIGFVPTSFITTGIVGGIAWIAFFVLLLYSGVRNLILLKVEHKFTYYIMLSSFLGSVYLWLLSILYIPNAALLMLAFVFTGVYIATLRNIPGGFTEKEILFADNARLGFVAILVLTVILLLSVVSLYVVGNRYVSFYFFQKGIVAYNIDGNITSAEDGIARAIALHDNDLYYRFAADSSLVRLSAIIANNTAPTEEQRAQFQITLASAVDAAQTSTRINQDNYLNWFTLGRVYQSVVPLGLEGAYESSKRSYEKALELHPKSPELYLALAQLSASNADNAEAREYIVKSLEMKPNYTSAIFLLSQIEIQEGNINAAIRSVESAALLESNNPVIFFQLGLLRYNVGQNNAAIIALEQAIGLNAVYSNARYFLGLSYYRVGRNDDAIEQFKAIEELNLDNEEVKSILSNLENGLNPFSGSPFTSSVRDRVGPPIAE; encoded by the coding sequence ATGGATTATATAAAGAAAGAGTTAACCGAAGGGATCTCATTTTTAGAGAACATAGCTTCTTATGTTGTTGTGGTAATGGTATTTCTCCTTCCTATATTTTTTATTCCATCACTTTCGGTACCGTTCCAGGGAACTAAAACACTACTTATTTTCCTCGGAGTACTTTTGACGTTTTTCTTGTTTGTGATATCTCAAATGAGAGATGGAAAAATATCTCTGCCCAATAATCTAATTATTTTTGCTGCATGGGCTCTTCCAGCTGCATATCTTATTTCGGCGCTATTTTCGAAACATATGGCAACGTCTTTTATTGGACAGGGATTTGAAACAGATACATTTGCTTTTATATTGGCGATGGTGGTTCTCATGACTCTTATTCCACTGCTGTTTAAAACAAATAAACAGTCTCTCTATTTATACGGTGCTGTTTTTGCATCATTTGCAATTCTTGCAGCATTCCAGATACTGCGATTTATATTTGGTACAGACTTCCTTTCATTTGGATTGTTTCTCAATTCAACCTCAAATCTGCTTGGAAAATGGAATGATATGGCTATTTTCTTTGGTTTGACTACCATATTGTCATTTACAGCTATCCAAATGATTGCATTTGAAAATCGTCACAAGATACTACTGTATGGAGTACTCTTCATTTCACTACTATTTCTAGCAATTGTTAACTTTTTTCCTGTATGGTTGGTGGTAGCTCTGTTTGCCCTCGGTTTCTTTGTTCACAGCCTACTCAAAGGACATTCAGAGGACACGGAAACAAAAAAGAGTGAAATAAAACTATCACAAAGGCAACCAGCTAAAAGAAAAATTCCTATGGTTCCTCTTGCGGTCCTTATTATCTCTTTTTCATTTGTAATAGGTGGAGGGCTTATTGGTAACTATATTTCATCAACACTCAATATTACCTTCATAGAAGCACGGCCGTCATGGGAGAGCACAATAGATATTGGTAAAGAAACCTACAAGGAAAATCTATTCTTTGGCTCTGGTCCCAATACATTTGTGCAGCAATGGACACAATTTAAACAGCGAGATATAAACGACACTGTTTTTTGGAACATAGATTTCAATTCAGGAATTGGTTTTGTTCCGACCTCGTTTATTACAACAGGTATTGTCGGTGGAATTGCTTGGATAGCATTCTTTGTTCTACTTCTATACAGTGGGGTTAGAAATCTCATACTCTTGAAAGTTGAACATAAATTTACCTACTATATAATGCTCTCTTCTTTTTTGGGAAGTGTGTATTTGTGGCTGCTTTCCATTCTATACATTCCAAATGCAGCGTTGCTTATGCTGGCGTTTGTATTTACTGGGGTGTATATAGCAACTCTGCGTAACATCCCTGGCGGATTTACGGAAAAGGAAATTTTGTTTGCCGACAATGCGCGATTGGGATTTGTTGCGATTCTTGTTCTTACCGTCATTTTACTTTTGAGTGTTGTGTCACTCTATGTAGTAGGAAATCGGTATGTGTCATTTTATTTCTTCCAAAAAGGAATAGTGGCATATAATATAGATGGAAATATAACAAGTGCTGAAGATGGGATTGCTCGTGCAATAGCACTTCATGACAATGATCTCTATTACCGGTTTGCAGCTGACTCCAGTCTGGTGCGACTCAGTGCTATCATTGCAAACAATACTGCACCAACCGAAGAACAGAGGGCACAGTTTCAAATTACTCTTGCTAGTGCAGTTGATGCTGCGCAAACTTCAACCAGAATAAACCAGGACAATTATCTTAACTGGTTTACGCTCGGTCGAGTATATCAATCAGTGGTCCCACTTGGTTTAGAGGGAGCGTACGAAAGTTCAAAACGTTCGTATGAAAAAGCACTTGAATTGCATCCCAAAAGTCCTGAGTTATATCTAGCCCTTGCTCAGCTTTCTGCAAGTAATGCAGATAATGCGGAGGCACGTGAATACATTGTTAAATCGCTTGAAATGAAGCCAAACTATACCTCAGCTATTTTCCTACTTTCTCAAATTGAAATACAGGAGGGTAATATAAACGCAGCGATACGTTCAGTGGAATCAGCAGCACTACTTGAGTCAAATAATCCTGTAATATTTTTCCAGTTAGGACTACTGAGATACAATGTAGGACAAAACAATGCCGCAATTATCGCACTGGAGCAAGCAATAGGACTTAATGCTGTATACTCTAATGCCCGATACTTTCTTGGTCTAAGTTATTACAGAGTGGGGAGAAACGACGACGCTATAGAGCAATTCAAAGCAATAGAGGAACTCAATCTCGATAACGAGGAGGTTAAATCGATACTCTCCAATCTGGAAAATGGACTAAATCCATTTTCAGGATCGCCATTTACCAGTAGCGTTAGGGACAGAGTAGGACCTCCTATAGCCGAATAA
- the murJ gene encoding murein biosynthesis integral membrane protein MurJ, whose amino-acid sequence MVERILNLIHREIRGVHEAAYLLGLFALFSQVLALIRDRLLASSFGAGSVLDVYYAAFRIPDVIFVSVASLVSIYVLIPFLAEKSAISEDEERKFISTIFSAFALIILFISAVMFLFTPQLLGVIFPGLVDSPLYSDLVILTRILLLQPILLGISSLFGSITQTRQRFILYALSPLLYNLGIIGGILFLYPLFGIPGLGYGVVLGALLHLVIQLPFIIKTGFVPRFSFSINLSEVKKVVFLSLPRTLALSANQIALLFLISFASLMAVGSITVFNLSFNLQAVPLSIIAVSYSVAAFPTLARLFSNGEQKQFLEQMLVAARHILFWSTPAIALFVVLRAQIVRVVLGSGAFDWADTRLTAAVLALFAISLTAQGLNLLFIRGYYASGNTKKPLIINVISSILIVAFSYLFIKLFATFEGWRFFFESLLRVEDLAGTEILMLPLGYSLAVIINAIVFWIAFQKDFKSFSFSLSTVFFQSLSAAIVLGFVAYQFLEILDNVFDINTFWGIFLQGALSGMAGIIAAVILLKLTKSKELSEVWKSLHHKFWKTRAVASEQTEL is encoded by the coding sequence ATGGTTGAGCGGATTTTAAATCTGATACACAGAGAGATACGCGGAGTGCATGAAGCCGCGTATCTTTTGGGTTTGTTTGCGCTTTTTTCACAAGTGCTTGCGCTGATACGCGATCGTCTTCTTGCGAGCTCATTTGGTGCAGGAAGTGTACTTGATGTGTACTACGCCGCATTTCGTATACCGGATGTGATTTTTGTGTCTGTAGCATCACTTGTCTCAATCTATGTGCTTATTCCGTTTCTTGCTGAGAAATCAGCTATTTCTGAAGATGAGGAAAGGAAATTTATAAGCACTATTTTTTCCGCTTTTGCACTCATCATTCTGTTTATCAGTGCGGTAATGTTTTTGTTTACCCCGCAGTTGCTTGGGGTAATATTTCCAGGACTGGTTGACTCACCACTCTATAGTGATTTGGTAATACTGACTCGTATATTACTTCTTCAGCCGATACTGCTTGGTATATCGAGTCTCTTTGGAAGCATCACTCAGACACGGCAGAGGTTTATACTCTATGCACTTAGTCCGCTTCTGTACAATCTCGGAATTATTGGGGGAATACTTTTCCTGTATCCTTTGTTTGGAATTCCAGGACTTGGTTATGGTGTAGTACTCGGAGCTCTGCTTCATTTGGTAATCCAACTACCGTTTATTATAAAAACTGGCTTTGTTCCAAGATTTTCGTTTTCCATAAATCTCTCTGAAGTAAAAAAAGTTGTTTTTCTTTCATTGCCAAGGACTCTTGCGCTCTCGGCAAATCAGATCGCGCTTTTGTTCCTCATATCATTTGCATCACTAATGGCAGTTGGATCTATAACAGTATTTAACCTTTCATTTAATCTCCAGGCGGTACCACTTTCAATAATAGCGGTAAGTTACTCAGTAGCGGCATTTCCAACACTAGCGAGGCTTTTTTCAAACGGGGAGCAAAAGCAATTTTTAGAACAGATGTTAGTTGCGGCGCGACACATTTTGTTTTGGTCTACTCCGGCGATAGCATTGTTTGTTGTGCTTCGCGCGCAGATTGTGCGAGTTGTTTTAGGCTCGGGTGCATTTGACTGGGCGGACACTAGACTTACTGCCGCGGTACTTGCTCTGTTTGCAATTTCATTGACTGCGCAAGGTCTCAATCTTTTATTTATAAGAGGTTACTATGCTTCCGGTAATACTAAAAAACCACTTATCATAAATGTTATTTCGTCGATACTCATTGTTGCATTTTCGTATTTGTTTATAAAATTGTTTGCAACGTTTGAAGGATGGAGATTTTTCTTTGAATCACTTCTGCGGGTGGAAGATTTGGCAGGCACTGAAATCTTAATGCTTCCTTTGGGCTACTCTCTTGCTGTTATCATAAACGCAATTGTATTTTGGATTGCATTTCAAAAAGACTTCAAATCATTTTCATTTTCGCTATCAACTGTATTTTTTCAAAGTCTCTCGGCTGCGATTGTTCTTGGTTTTGTGGCGTACCAGTTTCTTGAAATACTCGACAATGTCTTTGACATCAATACGTTCTGGGGAATTTTCTTGCAGGGTGCTCTGTCGGGAATGGCTGGAATAATTGCGGCGGTAATTCTACTTAAACTTACGAAAAGTAAAGAACTCTCCGAAGTGTGGAAGTCACTACACCATAAATTCTGGAAAACACGAGCAGTTGCGTCAGAGCAAACTGAGCTCTAA
- a CDS encoding PrsW family intramembrane metalloprotease has product MIPEHVLFYALVGGILPALLWLWFWLKEDSRCPEPRGLIILSFIAGMIVVPLVFPLQKLVAAHFVGTTVIVLWSTVEEVLKFLAAYLLVLRRKDMDEPVDAIIYMITVALGFAAFENTLFLINPLGDGNIIESVLTGNLRFIGAMVLHTLASAVIGVAIALSFYKSALAKRIYIFFGIILAIVLHTLFNFFIIQSNGEKLLEVFIFVWLGIVVLILFFEKIKRMKNPRNLFIKKR; this is encoded by the coding sequence ATGATACCAGAGCATGTCCTTTTCTATGCTCTGGTAGGTGGAATTTTACCAGCTCTGTTGTGGTTGTGGTTTTGGCTTAAAGAAGACAGCCGGTGCCCAGAACCGAGAGGGCTCATCATACTCTCGTTCATAGCTGGAATGATAGTGGTTCCTTTAGTATTTCCCCTTCAAAAACTTGTGGCAGCGCATTTTGTAGGTACTACAGTAATTGTATTGTGGTCTACAGTAGAGGAAGTGCTCAAGTTTCTCGCCGCGTATCTGCTCGTACTACGACGGAAAGACATGGACGAGCCGGTAGACGCTATCATTTATATGATTACAGTCGCTCTTGGTTTTGCCGCCTTTGAAAATACCTTATTTCTCATAAATCCGCTTGGAGATGGTAATATTATTGAGTCGGTTCTTACCGGAAATCTCCGCTTTATTGGTGCTATGGTGCTCCACACGCTTGCCTCTGCTGTTATTGGAGTTGCAATCGCGCTTTCCTTTTACAAAAGTGCTTTGGCTAAAAGAATATACATTTTTTTTGGAATTATCCTCGCCATAGTATTGCATACATTGTTTAATTTTTTTATAATACAAAGCAATGGAGAGAAGCTACTTGAAGTGTTCATATTTGTTTGGCTCGGCATTGTTGTTCTCATCCTATTTTTTGAAAAGATAAAACGAATGAAAAACCCTCGCAATTTATTTATAAAAAAACGATAA
- a CDS encoding Hsp20/alpha crystallin family protein — MAQGKRSFLERLTGSVTLDDYNDNDIFDERPLKNHEVDNEENSWLEEESNEGQLTVDVFQNTDEIIIKALVAGVRPDQLDISITRDMVTIRGKREESKEVAEDNYFYKELYWGSFSRTILLPQEIDVEASEATVKHGLLSIRLPKIDKERQTKLKVRGG, encoded by the coding sequence ATGGCGCAAGGAAAACGATCTTTTTTGGAACGACTCACCGGTTCGGTGACTTTGGACGATTACAACGACAACGATATATTTGATGAGCGACCCCTTAAAAATCATGAGGTGGACAACGAAGAAAATAGTTGGTTGGAGGAAGAAAGTAATGAAGGACAGCTTACTGTTGATGTGTTCCAAAATACCGATGAAATTATTATAAAAGCACTTGTCGCCGGTGTGCGTCCTGATCAGTTGGATATCTCCATTACCCGCGACATGGTTACCATAAGGGGTAAGCGAGAGGAATCAAAAGAAGTAGCAGAGGATAATTATTTTTATAAAGAATTGTATTGGGGATCTTTTTCGCGGACTATTCTTTTACCGCAGGAAATTGATGTTGAAGCATCAGAAGCCACGGTAAAGCATGGCCTACTCTCTATTAGACTTCCTAAAATAGACAAAGAGCGGCAAACAAAACTTAAAGTCAGAGGAGGATAA
- a CDS encoding septum formation initiator family protein, whose product MVSQPSGKLKANIVLEFREKRKLKQILYSKLTLAVLFIIVLFLASTVLSVYQKEKSTRVAKELQEMEFDELSGREAVLRAEIDRLNSNRGIEEEIRSKFEVGREGERIIIITNPVDTTETENRNKTRGFLGKVLDIFTRD is encoded by the coding sequence TTGGTAAGCCAACCGTCTGGTAAGCTAAAAGCTAATATCGTGCTTGAATTTCGCGAAAAAAGAAAATTAAAACAGATATTATATTCAAAGCTGACGTTAGCGGTGCTGTTTATCATAGTGCTGTTTCTTGCGAGTACCGTACTGAGCGTCTATCAAAAGGAGAAGAGTACCAGAGTAGCAAAAGAGCTACAAGAGATGGAATTTGATGAACTTTCCGGACGCGAAGCGGTATTGCGAGCCGAGATTGATCGTCTCAACAGCAACCGCGGCATTGAAGAGGAGATACGAAGCAAATTTGAGGTTGGAAGAGAGGGAGAGAGAATTATTATAATTACCAATCCGGTTGATACCACTGAAACGGAAAACAGAAACAAAACCCGCGGCTTTTTAGGTAAAGTTCTAGATATTTTCACGCGGGATTAG
- a CDS encoding glutathione S-transferase N-terminal domain-containing protein produces the protein MKKVVIYSTPTCHFCHTAKEFFKEKNIEYTDYDVSTDDDKRKEMIEKSGQMGVPVIYIDDEMLIGFDKDKLSTALGI, from the coding sequence ATGAAGAAAGTAGTTATTTACAGTACGCCGACATGTCATTTTTGCCATACGGCAAAGGAGTTTTTTAAGGAGAAGAACATTGAGTATACAGATTACGATGTTTCTACCGATGATGATAAGAGAAAAGAAATGATAGAAAAGAGCGGCCAAATGGGAGTGCCAGTAATATATATTGATGACGAAATGCTTATCGGCTTTGACAAAGACAAGCTCTCAACTGCTCTCGGTATATAA
- the lepA gene encoding elongation factor 4, which produces MDQKYIRNFSIIAHIDHGKSTLADRMLEITETVPKRKMKEQMLDSMELERERGITIKMQPVVMRYKKDGTEYILNLIDTPGHIDFSYEVSRALKAVDGSILLVDSTQGVQAQTLSVLTMARELGLTIIPVVSKTDSPQARVSVVKNEVSALLGCSPEDILETSGKTGEGVETLLASIIERIPPPKSELSDNSNFRALVFDFQYSNHRGIIVYIRIFDGVVKTGERMMFSAARESFTALEVGIFSPDETPQKQLAAGEIGYIVTGIKKPDIASVGDTLRKENSSVPALSGYSQPHPVVWAALYPESQDDFPLLRQALERLRLSDAALSFEEEMSGSLGRGFRCGFLGMLHLEIVSERLRREFNLELVVTTPSITYEVVHKNGTKETIYTPVRFPDHNTVEEVREPWVLARIISPSSYLSSIMQLFYEHEGEVGDSEVFGDGRIMISAKMPLRELMRNFFDKLKNISSGFASLSYTLQDMRKADVVRLDMLIADEVVPAFSKVIARRRIEEESKQLVTKLHGALPRQLFTTKIQAKVMGRIVSSKTLSALKKDVTGHLYGGDITRKRKLWEKQKKGKKKMKARGVVNIPQDVFLKMMRPE; this is translated from the coding sequence ATGGACCAAAAATATATTAGAAATTTTAGCATTATTGCTCATATCGACCATGGGAAAAGTACGTTGGCTGACCGAATGCTTGAAATCACCGAAACCGTACCAAAGAGAAAAATGAAGGAACAGATGCTCGACAGCATGGAACTTGAGCGAGAACGTGGCATTACGATTAAAATGCAGCCTGTGGTTATGCGATATAAAAAAGATGGCACGGAATATATACTTAATCTCATTGATACACCGGGCCACATAGATTTTTCGTATGAAGTGTCCCGAGCACTCAAAGCAGTTGATGGCTCTATCCTTCTTGTTGACAGCACACAGGGTGTACAGGCCCAAACACTATCGGTCCTTACTATGGCACGTGAGCTTGGTCTCACTATCATCCCTGTTGTTAGTAAGACAGATTCACCACAGGCACGAGTCAGTGTCGTTAAAAACGAAGTATCTGCTCTTTTAGGGTGTTCTCCGGAGGATATACTGGAAACGTCGGGAAAAACAGGAGAGGGAGTTGAAACACTACTCGCTTCAATTATTGAACGCATTCCACCACCCAAAAGCGAACTTTCTGATAATTCGAATTTTCGAGCATTAGTCTTTGATTTTCAATATTCAAACCATCGAGGCATAATCGTCTATATTCGGATTTTTGACGGTGTTGTGAAGACTGGGGAGCGGATGATGTTTTCTGCCGCCAGAGAGTCATTTACGGCGCTTGAGGTAGGGATTTTTTCACCAGACGAGACACCTCAGAAACAACTTGCCGCAGGGGAAATTGGCTATATTGTAACCGGAATTAAAAAGCCCGATATCGCATCAGTCGGGGATACGCTACGGAAGGAAAACAGCTCTGTCCCAGCGCTTTCTGGGTATTCACAGCCTCATCCTGTTGTATGGGCGGCACTGTATCCAGAAAGCCAGGATGATTTTCCACTGCTTCGCCAAGCACTAGAACGATTGCGTCTTTCAGACGCAGCACTTTCGTTTGAAGAAGAAATGTCTGGTTCTTTGGGTCGGGGATTTCGGTGTGGTTTTTTGGGAATGCTTCACCTTGAAATTGTATCGGAGCGTCTGCGAAGAGAATTTAATCTTGAGCTTGTGGTAACAACACCGAGCATCACATATGAAGTGGTACACAAAAATGGCACAAAAGAAACGATTTACACACCGGTTCGTTTCCCAGATCACAACACAGTCGAAGAGGTACGGGAGCCGTGGGTTTTAGCGCGTATTATTTCTCCGTCGTCGTATCTCAGCTCTATCATGCAGCTCTTTTATGAGCACGAAGGGGAAGTGGGGGATTCTGAAGTATTTGGAGATGGTCGGATTATGATTTCAGCTAAGATGCCACTTAGGGAGTTGATGCGAAATTTTTTTGATAAGCTTAAAAATATTTCATCGGGCTTTGCATCACTTTCATACACACTACAAGACATGCGAAAGGCAGATGTCGTTCGGCTTGATATGCTTATTGCTGACGAGGTTGTACCAGCATTTTCAAAAGTAATTGCTAGAAGAAGAATCGAGGAGGAATCAAAACAGCTTGTTACAAAGCTTCACGGTGCTCTTCCACGACAACTTTTTACAACAAAAATTCAAGCAAAGGTTATGGGACGGATTGTTTCTTCGAAAACACTTTCAGCACTTAAAAAAGATGTCACAGGACATCTTTATGGGGGTGATATTACTCGAAAGCGAAAATTATGGGAAAAACAGAAGAAAGGGAAAAAGAAAATGAAAGCGCGTGGAGTGGTAAATATTCCGCAGGATGTTTTTCTTAAAATGATGCGGCCGGAGTAA
- a CDS encoding ribonucleoside-triphosphate reductase codes for MLKTDKTSKKTQADVEIKEKVDTPKKTSSISNSYVEFVPKINKRNGEIVDFDFEKISNAIQKAMIVGKEGSRKEAELVAHKVVGDMVRIAKKYRNFLPTVEGAQDEVERQLILSDYVATAKCFILYRDRRAKMRELGIVVPEKIKQLSEKSAKYFKNNPLGEFVYLRTYSRWIENEGRRETWIETVDRYMDFMKENLKNKLTKKEYIEVRQAILNHEAMPSMRLLQFAGDPARRCNVVAYNCSFIAPSKLEDFAEIMYISMSGGGVGWSAESQNVQALPQIKKQTGEMLPTFVVADTKEGWCDALTFGIKTWFAGKDVTFDYSQLRPDGARLRTMGGRSSGYEPLETLLGFVRTKVLARQGRRLTNINAHDLICKIGEVVVAGGVRRTAMISLSDLDDQEIRHAKDGQFYYTDPQRSVANNSAVYEQKPTNEEFMDEWVALMKGKTGERGIFNRGGLEKTLPERRVKLLKNKYEGTLAYGSPIGNPGVNPCGEIILQSKQFCNLSEVVARSHDTEKTLMKKVRIATILGTYQASLTNFGYLSKGWKQNCEAEALLGVSITGQWDNSVVREPQVLEKLKKEAARINKQYAKRFNINASTCITCVKPSGNLSQTVNCSSGLHPRFAPYYIRRVRISATDSLFKMLKDQGVPYHPEVGQGQDNATTYVVEFPVQSPKSSKFKDDMSALEQLEYWKKLKVHYTEHNPSATIYIGDNEWVAVANWLYENWDIIGGLSFLPRTNHVYKLAPYEEITKEQYEEMVKRFENVDYSKLVTYELHDETEMKRELACAGDTCEII; via the coding sequence ATGCTCAAAACCGACAAAACATCAAAGAAGACCCAAGCCGATGTAGAAATAAAGGAAAAGGTTGATACTCCCAAGAAAACCTCGAGCATATCTAACAGTTATGTGGAGTTTGTTCCTAAAATTAACAAAAGGAACGGTGAAATTGTTGATTTTGATTTTGAAAAGATATCAAATGCGATTCAAAAGGCGATGATTGTGGGAAAGGAGGGTTCACGAAAGGAAGCAGAACTTGTCGCGCATAAAGTAGTGGGAGATATGGTAAGAATTGCCAAAAAGTACAGGAATTTTCTGCCCACAGTGGAAGGCGCACAAGATGAAGTAGAGCGACAGCTCATTTTAAGCGACTACGTAGCAACTGCAAAGTGTTTTATCTTGTATCGTGACAGACGCGCAAAGATGCGTGAGCTTGGTATTGTTGTTCCGGAGAAAATAAAACAGCTCTCGGAAAAAAGTGCTAAGTATTTTAAAAACAACCCGCTCGGAGAGTTTGTATATTTAAGAACGTACTCTAGGTGGATTGAAAATGAAGGGAGAAGAGAAACATGGATCGAAACAGTTGATCGGTACATGGATTTTATGAAAGAAAATTTAAAAAATAAGTTAACGAAAAAAGAATACATCGAAGTGCGACAAGCAATACTCAATCACGAAGCGATGCCATCAATGCGACTGTTACAGTTTGCAGGAGACCCAGCCCGACGGTGTAATGTTGTTGCGTACAACTGTTCATTTATTGCACCGTCCAAATTAGAAGATTTTGCAGAAATTATGTACATCTCGATGTCAGGCGGTGGTGTCGGGTGGTCAGCTGAAAGCCAAAATGTACAAGCACTTCCACAAATTAAAAAACAAACAGGAGAAATGTTACCGACGTTTGTTGTAGCTGACACCAAAGAGGGATGGTGTGATGCACTCACATTTGGAATAAAAACATGGTTTGCCGGGAAAGATGTTACATTTGATTACTCACAGTTGCGTCCCGACGGAGCACGGCTGAGAACGATGGGAGGAAGAAGTTCCGGTTATGAACCATTGGAAACATTGCTCGGTTTTGTGCGTACAAAAGTATTGGCACGGCAGGGAAGGCGACTTACAAACATAAATGCTCACGATTTGATTTGTAAAATTGGCGAGGTGGTTGTTGCAGGTGGTGTTCGCCGTACTGCTATGATCTCACTCTCAGACCTTGATGATCAGGAAATCAGACATGCGAAAGACGGACAATTTTATTACACTGATCCACAGCGAAGTGTTGCTAACAACTCGGCAGTGTACGAACAGAAACCAACTAATGAGGAATTTATGGATGAGTGGGTTGCACTCATGAAAGGCAAAACCGGCGAGCGGGGCATTTTCAATAGAGGAGGACTCGAAAAGACTCTTCCTGAAAGGCGTGTAAAACTCTTGAAAAATAAATACGAAGGAACACTTGCTTACGGTTCTCCAATTGGTAATCCAGGTGTTAATCCATGCGGAGAAATAATCCTTCAATCAAAGCAATTTTGCAATCTCTCCGAAGTTGTTGCGCGGTCACATGATACTGAAAAGACTTTGATGAAAAAAGTGCGAATTGCAACAATTTTAGGCACATATCAAGCGTCGTTAACTAATTTCGGCTATCTTTCCAAAGGATGGAAACAGAATTGTGAAGCAGAAGCACTTTTAGGGGTTTCAATCACAGGGCAGTGGGACAACTCCGTTGTTCGGGAGCCACAGGTACTTGAAAAACTCAAAAAAGAAGCTGCGCGAATCAACAAACAATATGCAAAGCGTTTTAACATCAATGCATCAACATGTATTACATGTGTAAAGCCATCTGGCAATCTTTCGCAGACCGTTAACTGCTCTTCAGGGCTCCATCCGCGCTTCGCTCCATACTACATTAGACGCGTACGCATCTCTGCAACTGATTCACTTTTTAAAATGCTCAAAGACCAAGGTGTGCCGTATCACCCAGAAGTTGGTCAAGGTCAAGACAATGCCACAACATATGTTGTTGAATTTCCAGTGCAATCTCCAAAGAGTTCGAAATTTAAAGACGATATGTCAGCACTCGAACAACTTGAATACTGGAAGAAGCTCAAAGTTCACTACACAGAACATAATCCATCAGCTACAATTTACATTGGAGACAATGAGTGGGTGGCCGTCGCGAATTGGTTGTATGAAAACTGGGATATAATCGGAGGGCTGTCATTCTTGCCGAGAACTAATCATGTGTATAAACTTGCACCGTATGAAGAAATAACCAAGGAGCAATATGAAGAAATGGTGAAGCGATTTGAAAATGTTGATTACTCAAAACTGGTGACCTACGAATTGCACGATGAAACAGAGATGAAAAGAGAACTTGCGTGTGCGGGAGATACGTGCGAAATCATTTAG